In Hyalangium minutum, the following proteins share a genomic window:
- a CDS encoding DUF378 domain-containing protein, with protein MERVEAGGLKAGLAKVMAVLVIIGAINWGLIGFFNWNLVNAIFGGDTREQTSALGRLLYSIVGLSGVALALLFPWRRPVDTTTTTTTTTRTGAGVNRQADVRP; from the coding sequence ATGGAACGAGTGGAAGCTGGCGGCCTGAAGGCAGGGCTCGCCAAGGTGATGGCTGTATTGGTGATCATCGGCGCCATCAACTGGGGCCTGATTGGTTTCTTCAACTGGAACCTCGTGAACGCGATCTTTGGTGGCGACACGCGAGAGCAGACCAGCGCCCTTGGACGCCTCCTCTACTCCATCGTGGGGCTGTCGGGAGTGGCGCTTGCGCTCCTCTTCCCGTGGCGCCGGCCGGTGGACACGACGACAACGACCACAACGACCACGAGGACGGGTGCTGGGGTCAATCGGCAGGCTGACGTGCGCCCTTAG
- a CDS encoding MFS transporter, with protein sequence MSSSSLTWEGGAEPSATAARVAVSAVFFVNGFSFASWVPHIPTVQARLGLSAGQLGLALLGVAAGSLVSMPIAGAQVARWGSRAVTLVTSLLLCPIVVLPVHAPSLPWFAAMLVAFGATTGAMGVAMNAHAVAVERRMRRSVMSSFHGLFSLGGLVGSGGSILALSYGLTPSQHMVLAGGLGLITVVVVSRSLLPGSADVGGAAQTFALPKGPLLLLGGLAFFVLVVEGAMADWSAVYLRQSLKAEAGIAGAGYAVFSLAMSLGRLTGDRLVAVVGPERLVRVGGVLAAAGLGGALLLHHPVAALVGFTCVGLGLSNLIPVLFSAASRTPGSSPGVSIASVSTAGYCGFLVGPPVVGFLADQLGLPLALGLLVVFLGIVAVGGTLVRPGRSA encoded by the coding sequence ATGAGCTCCTCGAGCCTGACCTGGGAGGGCGGCGCCGAGCCTTCCGCCACGGCCGCGCGCGTCGCGGTCTCCGCCGTGTTCTTCGTCAACGGTTTCTCGTTCGCGAGCTGGGTGCCGCACATCCCCACCGTTCAAGCCCGGCTGGGCCTGAGCGCGGGCCAGCTCGGTCTGGCGCTGCTCGGGGTGGCCGCGGGCTCGCTGGTCTCCATGCCCATCGCCGGGGCGCAGGTGGCGCGGTGGGGGAGCCGGGCCGTGACGCTCGTGACTTCGCTGCTGCTCTGTCCAATCGTGGTGCTGCCCGTACACGCGCCCAGCCTGCCGTGGTTCGCGGCCATGCTGGTGGCGTTCGGCGCGACCACTGGGGCCATGGGCGTGGCGATGAATGCCCACGCCGTGGCGGTCGAGCGGCGAATGCGCCGCTCCGTCATGTCCTCGTTCCATGGCTTGTTCAGCCTGGGCGGGTTGGTGGGCTCGGGCGGCTCCATCCTCGCGCTGTCCTACGGGCTGACGCCCTCGCAGCACATGGTGCTCGCGGGGGGACTGGGGTTGATCACCGTAGTCGTCGTCTCTCGTTCGCTGCTGCCGGGCTCTGCGGACGTGGGAGGGGCTGCACAGACCTTTGCCCTGCCGAAGGGACCGTTGCTGCTGTTGGGCGGTCTCGCTTTCTTCGTGCTCGTCGTCGAGGGCGCCATGGCGGACTGGAGCGCGGTGTACCTTCGCCAGTCGCTGAAGGCCGAGGCGGGCATCGCCGGGGCGGGCTATGCCGTGTTCTCGCTGGCCATGTCCCTGGGGCGGCTGACGGGGGATCGGCTCGTGGCGGTGGTGGGGCCAGAGCGGCTGGTGCGCGTGGGAGGAGTGTTGGCGGCGGCTGGGCTTGGGGGCGCTTTGTTGCTGCACCACCCGGTGGCGGCGCTGGTGGGCTTCACCTGTGTGGGGCTGGGCCTGTCCAACCTCATCCCCGTGCTGTTCAGTGCCGCGAGCCGTACCCCGGGCAGCTCGCCCGGTGTCTCCATCGCTTCAGTATCCACGGCCGGGTATTGCGGTTTCCTCGTGGGTCCGCCGGTGGTGGGCTTCCTGGCGGATCAGCTCGGGCTGCCGTTGGCGCTGGGCCTGCTGGTGGTGTTTCTGGGCATCGTGGCGGTGGGCGGAACGCTGGTGAGGCCAGGCCGGAGCGCCTGA
- a CDS encoding DeoR/GlpR family DNA-binding transcription regulator: protein MQPPNTALDPLLPEERRKAILEHLSTEGRVYASDLCRLLRVSEDTVRRDLRELDEAGLLRRVHGGALPRTHVQLSHQARAELQQPAKQALAHVAAGLVQSGQVIFIDGGTTTLEVARSLPKDLRATVITVSPPVALALAEHPGIEVRLVGGRLHPEALTVVGAETVEALRQIHADLCLLGICSLHIEGGVTATLAEEAATKRVMVHQAAETVAVLTADKLDTLSPFAVAPANRLATLVTEASAPEATLSPFRKLNLRILTA, encoded by the coding sequence ATGCAACCTCCCAATACCGCTCTCGACCCCCTGCTCCCCGAGGAGCGGCGGAAGGCCATTCTGGAGCACCTCTCCACCGAGGGGCGCGTGTATGCCTCCGACCTGTGCCGGTTGTTGCGGGTTTCGGAGGACACGGTCCGCCGGGATCTGCGGGAATTGGATGAAGCAGGGCTGCTCCGACGGGTTCACGGGGGTGCGCTGCCGCGTACCCACGTGCAGCTCAGCCATCAGGCCCGAGCGGAGCTTCAGCAGCCGGCCAAGCAGGCTTTGGCCCACGTGGCCGCGGGGCTGGTCCAGTCAGGGCAGGTGATCTTCATCGATGGTGGCACCACCACGCTGGAGGTCGCTCGCAGCCTGCCCAAGGACCTGCGCGCCACGGTCATCACCGTGAGTCCTCCCGTGGCGCTCGCCTTGGCCGAGCATCCAGGGATCGAGGTCCGGCTCGTGGGTGGCCGCCTACACCCGGAAGCGCTGACGGTCGTGGGCGCCGAGACGGTGGAAGCCCTGCGGCAGATTCACGCGGATCTGTGCCTGCTGGGCATCTGCAGCCTGCACATCGAGGGAGGCGTCACCGCCACGCTCGCCGAGGAGGCCGCCACCAAGCGGGTCATGGTCCACCAGGCGGCCGAGACCGTGGCCGTGCTCACCGCCGACAAGCTCGACACGCTGTCGCCCTTCGCCGTGGCTCCGGCCAATCGGCTGGCCACGCTCGTCACCGAGGCCAGCGCTCCCGAGGCCACGCTGAGCCCCTTCCGCAAACTCAACCTCCGGATCCTTACCGCATGA